The Agromyces atrinae genome window below encodes:
- a CDS encoding trans-sulfuration enzyme family protein: protein MSANDDWTGFLDSTQAVHAGNAIDKGSGAIRTPIIMANSYALPDDPSTMSWSGTDEPLYTRNSGANQIALQKKLATLERGDDAVVLGSGVAALHAVFFTHLRSGDHVVVSDVSYEAIYRLFAELLPQKYGIEATFVDTSDLAAVRTAIRPETKLVHIEAIANPTTKVTDVAGVAAIAHEAGALVSVDSTFTPPPSFRPLEHGADLVVHSLTKYINGHGDAMGGAVIGRRELITPIKHEAMVDVGGVISPFNAWLITRGSVTLPLRLRQTFATAERVATFLAADPRVAFVAYPGLADHPQHELARAQFDGFGGMIAFALDGDPDLQNRFVAALRVVTSAVSLGHDESLIVHVGTSGPRVAFYPPEFQRLGHLRFSIGLEDADDIIADLAQALDAVS from the coding sequence ATGAGCGCGAACGACGACTGGACCGGCTTCCTCGACTCGACCCAGGCGGTGCACGCCGGCAATGCGATCGATAAGGGCAGCGGTGCGATCCGCACGCCGATCATCATGGCGAACTCGTACGCGCTGCCGGACGACCCGTCGACGATGAGCTGGTCGGGCACCGACGAGCCGCTCTACACGCGGAACTCGGGCGCGAACCAGATCGCCCTGCAGAAGAAGCTCGCGACCCTCGAACGCGGTGACGACGCCGTCGTGCTCGGGAGCGGCGTCGCGGCATTGCACGCCGTCTTCTTCACCCACCTGCGCTCGGGTGACCACGTCGTCGTGAGCGACGTCTCGTACGAGGCCATCTATCGGCTCTTCGCCGAGCTGCTGCCCCAGAAGTACGGCATCGAGGCGACGTTCGTCGACACGAGCGACCTCGCGGCTGTGCGGACGGCGATCCGGCCCGAGACGAAGCTCGTGCACATCGAGGCGATCGCCAACCCGACGACGAAGGTGACCGATGTCGCCGGTGTCGCCGCGATCGCGCACGAGGCCGGCGCGCTCGTGAGCGTCGATTCGACGTTCACCCCGCCGCCGTCCTTCCGCCCCCTCGAGCACGGAGCCGACCTCGTCGTGCACTCGCTCACGAAGTACATCAACGGACACGGTGACGCGATGGGCGGTGCGGTCATCGGCCGGCGCGAACTCATCACCCCCATCAAGCACGAGGCGATGGTCGACGTCGGGGGAGTGATCAGCCCGTTCAACGCGTGGCTCATCACGCGCGGCTCGGTGACGCTGCCGCTCCGCTTGCGTCAGACCTTCGCGACGGCCGAGCGGGTCGCGACGTTCCTCGCCGCCGACCCGCGGGTCGCCTTCGTCGCGTACCCCGGTCTCGCCGATCACCCGCAGCACGAGCTCGCCCGTGCGCAGTTCGACGGATTCGGCGGCATGATCGCATTCGCCCTCGACGGCGACCCCGATCTGCAGAACCGTTTCGTCGCAGCCCTCCGGGTGGTCACATCGGCCGTCTCTCTCGGTCACGACGAGTCCCTCATCGTCCACGTCGGAACGAGCGGCCCTCGCGTCGCGTTCTACCCGCCGGAGTTCCAGCGGCTCGGGCATCTGCGCTTCTCGATCGGTCTCGAAGACGCCGACGACATCATCGCCGACCTCGCGCAGGCTCTCGACGCCGTCTCCTGA
- a CDS encoding LLM class flavin-dependent oxidoreductase has protein sequence MQFGIFTVSDITEDPTTGRTPTEAERIQATLTIAKHAEDVGLDVFALGEHHNPPFWSSSPTTTLAYIAAQTETLQLSTATTLITTNDPVKIAEDYAMLQHLSGGRVDLMMGRGNTGPVYPWFGKDIRQGINLALENYNLLHRLWREDFVDWEGQFRTPLQGFQSTPRPLDGVAPFVWHGSIRSPEIAEQAAYYGDGFFANNIFWPKEHYMRLISLYRQRFEHYGHGSADQAIVGLGGQVFMRKNSQDAIDEFRPYFDNAPVYGHGPSLEDFTAQTPLTVGSPQEVIDRYASMREYFGDYQRQLFLMDHAGLPLKTVLEQLDILGGEVVPALRAEFAKDRPAHVPDAPTHASLVAARDAAIASAATDDTDGAHSGAAFGLAGVTGASR, from the coding sequence ATGCAATTCGGAATCTTCACCGTCAGCGATATCACCGAGGACCCGACCACCGGCCGGACCCCCACCGAGGCCGAGCGCATCCAGGCGACGCTCACCATCGCGAAGCACGCCGAAGACGTCGGGCTCGATGTCTTCGCCCTCGGCGAGCACCACAACCCGCCGTTCTGGTCGTCGTCGCCGACCACGACGCTCGCCTACATCGCCGCGCAGACCGAGACGCTCCAGCTCTCGACGGCGACGACCCTCATCACGACGAACGACCCCGTCAAGATCGCGGAAGACTACGCGATGCTCCAGCACCTCTCGGGCGGTCGGGTCGACCTCATGATGGGCCGTGGCAACACCGGCCCCGTGTACCCGTGGTTCGGCAAGGACATCCGCCAGGGCATCAACCTCGCCCTCGAGAACTACAACCTCCTCCACCGGCTGTGGCGCGAGGACTTCGTCGACTGGGAGGGGCAGTTCCGCACGCCCCTGCAGGGCTTCCAGTCGACCCCGCGCCCGCTCGACGGCGTCGCCCCCTTCGTCTGGCACGGCTCGATCCGGAGCCCCGAGATCGCCGAGCAGGCCGCCTACTACGGCGACGGCTTCTTCGCGAACAACATCTTCTGGCCGAAGGAGCACTACATGCGCCTCATCAGCCTCTACCGTCAGCGCTTCGAGCACTACGGCCACGGCAGCGCCGACCAGGCGATCGTCGGACTCGGCGGTCAGGTCTTCATGCGGAAAAACTCGCAGGACGCGATCGACGAGTTCCGTCCGTACTTCGACAACGCGCCCGTCTACGGTCACGGCCCGAGCCTCGAGGACTTCACGGCGCAGACCCCGCTGACCGTCGGCAGCCCGCAGGAGGTCATCGACCGCTACGCCTCGATGCGCGAGTACTTCGGCGACTACCAGCGTCAGCTCTTCCTCATGGACCACGCGGGCCTGCCCCTCAAGACCGTGCTCGAGCAGCTCGACATCCTCGGCGGCGAGGTCGTCCCCGCCCTCCGCGCCGAGTTCGCGAAGGACCGCCCGGCCCACGTGCCCGACGCCCCGACGCACGCATCGCTCGTCGCGGCCCGCGACGCGGCGATCGCGAGCGCGGCGACGGATGACACGGACGGAGCACACTCCGGTGCCGCCTTCGGTCTCGCGGGCGTGACGGGAGCCTCACGATGA
- a CDS encoding CGNR zinc finger domain-containing protein codes for MLFTHDTQSALSFAAALVDTEPAASESGADELAEPSDLAELLDTWEYSGRRDGDAAELDEVRAARGRLRAIWTLERDDAVEPVNAILAEAAALPRLVRHDTLDWHVHATSLDAPLAERILVEAAMAFVDVIRSDQMDRLRDCEADDCTGLFVDLSKNASKRYCSVRCGNRMAVRAYRSRAT; via the coding sequence ATGCTTTTCACCCATGACACGCAATCGGCGCTGAGCTTCGCCGCCGCACTCGTCGACACCGAGCCCGCCGCCTCCGAGAGCGGTGCCGACGAGCTCGCCGAACCGAGCGATCTCGCCGAGCTCCTCGACACGTGGGAGTACTCCGGTCGACGCGACGGCGACGCGGCCGAGCTCGACGAGGTGCGCGCGGCGCGCGGGCGACTCCGGGCCATCTGGACCCTCGAACGCGACGATGCCGTCGAGCCCGTGAACGCGATCCTCGCCGAGGCCGCCGCGCTCCCCCGGCTCGTGCGCCACGACACCCTCGACTGGCACGTGCACGCGACATCCCTCGACGCCCCGCTCGCCGAGCGGATTCTCGTCGAAGCCGCGATGGCGTTCGTCGACGTCATCCGCTCCGATCAGATGGACCGCTTGCGCGACTGCGAGGCCGACGACTGCACGGGACTCTTCGTCGACCTGTCGAAGAACGCCTCGAAGCGCTACTGCAGCGTGCGCTGCGGCAACCGGATGGCGGTGCGCGCGTACCGCTCACGCGCGACCTGA
- a CDS encoding EamA family transporter yields MTSEVAAVSVTGSRGASGVVLGLAAGLAFGAGGVFIKPLLEAGWSPAAAVLARISVAALVLVVPGLVALRFDLRPLWRAKWTVLLYSCLAIVGTQVAFYASIARIPVSMTLLIEYLAPILLVVVVWLRTRRSPQRVVLGGSVLALAGLVLVIGPGGDLDVLGLLYAGIAMVGVAVYYVVGARVDEDLPPVALAAAGFVIGAIVLAAVGFTGLLPLEVEWSPVELLGMSVPWFVPVLIVGLISTAFAYVAGIAAIARLGTRLASFLGLSEVVFAAIIGWILLGEVLSVIQILGGVLILAGIICIRLERPALSNGAAIELGVEPVPTTGAITQPR; encoded by the coding sequence ATGACATCAGAGGTGGCGGCCGTGTCGGTCACGGGTAGTCGCGGGGCGTCGGGCGTCGTGCTCGGACTCGCAGCAGGGTTGGCGTTCGGAGCGGGCGGCGTCTTCATCAAGCCGCTCCTCGAAGCGGGGTGGTCGCCCGCGGCGGCCGTGCTCGCGCGCATCAGCGTCGCGGCCCTCGTGCTCGTCGTCCCGGGGCTCGTCGCGCTCCGATTCGACCTGCGCCCGCTCTGGCGCGCGAAGTGGACGGTGCTGCTGTACTCGTGCCTCGCGATCGTCGGAACCCAGGTCGCCTTCTACGCCTCGATCGCACGCATCCCCGTCAGCATGACCCTCCTCATCGAGTACCTCGCGCCGATCCTGCTCGTCGTCGTGGTGTGGCTCCGCACGCGGCGCAGCCCCCAACGCGTCGTCCTCGGCGGCTCGGTGCTCGCGCTCGCCGGGCTCGTGCTCGTCATCGGCCCGGGCGGCGACCTCGACGTGCTCGGACTCCTCTACGCCGGCATCGCCATGGTCGGCGTCGCGGTGTACTACGTCGTCGGTGCGCGCGTCGACGAGGACCTCCCGCCCGTCGCTCTCGCCGCAGCCGGCTTCGTCATCGGTGCGATCGTGCTCGCCGCCGTCGGCTTCACGGGCCTCCTCCCGCTCGAGGTGGAGTGGTCGCCCGTCGAACTCCTCGGCATGAGCGTGCCGTGGTTCGTGCCCGTCCTCATCGTCGGTCTGATCTCGACGGCATTCGCCTACGTCGCCGGCATCGCCGCGATCGCTCGCCTCGGCACGCGCCTCGCGTCGTTCCTCGGCCTCTCGGAGGTCGTCTTCGCCGCGATCATCGGATGGATCCTCCTCGGCGAGGTGCTCAGCGTCATCCAGATCCTCGGCGGGGTGCTGATCCTCGCGGGCATCATCTGCATCAGGCTCGAGCGCCCCGCGCTGTCGAACGGCGCGGCGATCGAGCTCGGGGTCGAGCCCGTGCCGACGACGGGTGCCATCACGCAGCCTCGATAG
- a CDS encoding DUF5302 domain-containing protein → MSSDNETSTGASDEMKRKFREALDRKKKNQEGKGEAHLDGESAIHNAQGPVDHKREFRRKSG, encoded by the coding sequence ATGAGTTCCGACAATGAGACCAGCACCGGAGCAAGCGACGAGATGAAGCGGAAGTTCCGCGAAGCGCTCGATCGCAAGAAGAAGAACCAGGAAGGCAAGGGCGAGGCCCACCTCGACGGCGAGTCGGCCATTCACAATGCGCAGGGTCCCGTGGACCACAAGAGGGAGTTCCGCCGCAAGAGCGGTTGA
- a CDS encoding Lrp/AsnC family transcriptional regulator, which translates to MSSYDALDRELLVALADDPRATVVALADRLGLSRNTVQARMSRLEASGAFLSFARSIDPGPLGFPLEAFVSVHVQQKRLSAAVAEIAEIPEVIQAHGLSGPVDLLVRVVCRDAHDLFRIDGRILAVEGVERTETALSMGELIPYRLAPLLAER; encoded by the coding sequence ATGAGCAGCTACGACGCCCTCGACCGTGAACTCCTCGTCGCCCTCGCCGACGACCCGCGAGCCACGGTCGTCGCTCTCGCCGACCGACTCGGCCTCTCGCGCAACACGGTGCAGGCGCGCATGAGCCGCCTCGAGGCATCCGGCGCTTTTCTGAGCTTCGCCCGCAGCATCGACCCCGGCCCGCTCGGATTCCCCCTCGAAGCGTTCGTCTCGGTGCACGTGCAACAGAAACGGCTCTCGGCCGCCGTCGCCGAGATCGCCGAGATCCCCGAGGTCATCCAGGCGCACGGCCTGAGCGGCCCCGTCGACCTCCTCGTGCGCGTCGTCTGTCGCGACGCCCACGACCTCTTCCGCATCGACGGACGCATCCTCGCCGTCGAGGGCGTCGAACGCACCGAGACCGCTCTGTCGATGGGCGAACTCATCCCCTATCGACTCGCACCGCTGCTCGCGGAGCGCTGA
- a CDS encoding FMN reductase, which yields MTTKRIAVVSAGLSQPSSTRLLADRLADATVAELQTQGVDAEVTTIELRDLAHDITNNLLTGFPAPALASALETVTGADGLIAVTPIFTTSYSGLFKSFIDVIDPQALDGLPVLIGATGGTARHSLAIDYAIRPLFAYLHAQPVTTGVFAASADWGDGGDTVKALPARIGRGARELASLVQTTERVVHDPFALDRPFGHLLGGLTGE from the coding sequence ATGACGACCAAGCGCATCGCCGTCGTCTCGGCGGGTCTCAGCCAGCCGAGCTCGACTCGCCTGCTCGCCGACCGGCTTGCCGACGCGACCGTCGCCGAGCTCCAGACGCAGGGAGTCGATGCGGAGGTGACGACGATCGAGTTGCGCGACCTCGCGCACGACATCACCAACAATCTCCTCACGGGATTCCCGGCCCCCGCCCTCGCGAGCGCGCTCGAGACGGTCACGGGCGCCGACGGCCTCATCGCCGTCACGCCGATCTTCACGACGAGCTACAGCGGGTTGTTCAAGTCGTTCATCGACGTCATCGACCCCCAGGCGCTCGACGGGCTGCCCGTGCTGATCGGCGCGACCGGCGGCACCGCCCGCCACTCGCTCGCGATCGACTACGCGATCCGCCCGCTCTTCGCCTACCTGCACGCGCAGCCGGTCACGACGGGTGTCTTCGCGGCGTCGGCCGACTGGGGCGACGGAGGCGACACGGTCAAGGCGCTGCCGGCGCGCATCGGGCGCGGCGCCCGCGAACTGGCATCCCTCGTCCAGACGACCGAGCGGGTCGTCCACGATCCCTTCGCGCTCGACCGCCCCTTCGGGCACCTGCTCGGAGGGCTCACGGGGGAGTAG
- a CDS encoding polyribonucleotide nucleotidyltransferase, producing MEGPEIIFAETVIDNGKYGTRTIRFETGRLAQQAQGSAVAYIDEETMLLSATSASKQPKDHFDFFPLTIDVEERMYAAGRIPGSFFRREGRPSTEAILTCRLIDRPLRPSFVDGLRNEIQVVVTVLAIEPDELYDVLAINAASMSTQIAGLPFSGPIGGVRVALLPESNGGGQWVAFPKHSQLDDAVFSMVVAGRVVTDASGADDVAIMMIEAEATDNVWTLIQGGAIKPNEEVIAQGIEASKPFIKQLVEAQKQVAASASKPTGDYKVFPAYAQETYDVVAGLAYDELKGVYQIAEKVARQDADDALKARVKDAVAEKVAAGELPESALGQVSAAYKSVTKLVVRSRVLDEGVRIDGRGLADIRPLDAEVQVVPRVHGSAIFQRGETQIMGITTLNMLKLEQSIDSLSPVTKKRYMHNYNFPPYSTGETGRVGSPKRREIGHGALAERALVPVLPTREEFPYAIRQVSEALGSNGSTSMGSVCASTLSLLNAGVPLRAPVAGIAMGLISDTVNGETRYAALTDILGAEDALGDMDFKVAGTSDFVTAIQLDTKLDGIPASVLAGALNQAKDARTTILAVLNAAIDAPDEMAPTAPRVISVQIPVDKIGELIGPKGKTINAIQDETGADISIEEDGTVYIGAVDGPSAEAARAQVNAIANPTNPEIGEQFLGTVVKIATFGAFVSLLPGKDGLLHISEVRKLAGGKRVENVEDVLGVGQKILVEITKIDDRGKLSLAPVVADEADTHGRDAASEGPEAPAEGADI from the coding sequence TTGGAAGGTCCTGAAATCATTTTCGCCGAAACCGTCATCGACAATGGCAAGTACGGCACCCGCACCATCCGCTTCGAGACCGGCCGTCTCGCTCAGCAGGCCCAGGGCTCTGCCGTCGCCTACATCGACGAAGAGACGATGCTTCTCTCCGCGACGAGCGCCTCCAAGCAGCCGAAGGACCACTTCGACTTCTTCCCCCTCACGATCGACGTCGAAGAGCGCATGTACGCCGCGGGTCGCATCCCGGGCTCGTTCTTCCGTCGCGAGGGTCGTCCCTCGACCGAGGCGATCCTCACGTGCCGCCTCATCGACCGTCCCCTGCGCCCGTCGTTCGTCGACGGTCTCCGCAACGAGATCCAGGTCGTCGTGACCGTCCTCGCGATCGAGCCCGACGAGCTCTACGACGTCCTCGCGATCAACGCCGCGTCGATGTCGACCCAGATCGCCGGCCTCCCCTTCTCGGGCCCGATCGGCGGCGTCCGCGTCGCCCTCCTTCCCGAGAGCAACGGCGGTGGCCAGTGGGTCGCCTTCCCGAAGCACTCGCAGCTCGACGACGCCGTGTTCAGCATGGTCGTCGCGGGACGCGTCGTGACCGACGCGTCGGGTGCCGACGACGTCGCGATCATGATGATCGAGGCCGAGGCCACCGACAACGTGTGGACGCTCATCCAGGGCGGCGCCATCAAGCCCAACGAAGAGGTCATCGCGCAGGGCATCGAGGCGTCGAAGCCGTTCATCAAGCAGCTCGTCGAGGCGCAGAAGCAGGTCGCTGCGTCGGCGTCGAAGCCGACCGGTGACTACAAGGTCTTCCCCGCGTACGCGCAGGAGACCTACGACGTCGTCGCCGGCCTCGCCTACGACGAGCTCAAGGGCGTCTACCAGATCGCCGAGAAGGTCGCCCGTCAGGACGCCGACGACGCGCTCAAGGCTCGCGTCAAGGATGCCGTCGCCGAGAAGGTCGCCGCCGGCGAGCTTCCCGAGTCGGCTCTCGGCCAGGTGTCGGCCGCGTACAAGTCGGTCACCAAGCTCGTCGTGCGCTCGCGCGTCCTCGACGAGGGCGTGCGCATCGACGGCCGCGGTCTCGCTGACATCCGCCCGCTCGACGCCGAGGTCCAGGTCGTCCCGCGCGTCCACGGCTCCGCGATCTTCCAGCGCGGCGAGACGCAGATCATGGGCATCACGACGCTCAACATGCTGAAGCTCGAGCAGTCGATCGACTCGCTGAGCCCGGTCACCAAGAAGCGCTACATGCACAACTACAACTTCCCGCCCTACTCGACCGGTGAGACCGGTCGCGTCGGGTCGCCGAAGCGTCGCGAGATCGGGCACGGCGCACTCGCCGAGCGCGCTCTTGTGCCGGTGCTGCCCACGCGTGAAGAGTTCCCCTACGCGATCCGCCAGGTGTCCGAGGCTCTCGGCTCCAACGGTTCGACGTCGATGGGCTCCGTCTGCGCGTCGACCCTGTCGCTGCTCAACGCCGGTGTGCCGCTGCGCGCACCCGTCGCGGGTATCGCCATGGGCCTCATCTCCGACACCGTGAACGGCGAGACGCGCTACGCGGCCCTCACCGACATCCTCGGTGCCGAAGACGCGCTCGGTGACATGGACTTCAAGGTCGCCGGTACGAGCGACTTCGTCACGGCCATCCAGCTCGACACGAAGCTCGACGGCATCCCCGCCTCGGTCCTCGCCGGCGCGCTCAACCAGGCCAAGGACGCCCGCACGACGATCCTCGCCGTGCTGAACGCCGCGATCGACGCTCCCGACGAGATGGCACCGACCGCGCCCCGCGTGATCAGCGTCCAGATCCCCGTCGACAAGATCGGCGAGCTGATCGGCCCGAAGGGCAAGACGATCAACGCGATCCAGGACGAGACCGGCGCCGACATCTCGATCGAGGAAGACGGCACCGTCTACATCGGCGCTGTCGACGGCCCCTCGGCCGAGGCCGCTCGCGCGCAGGTCAACGCGATCGCCAACCCGACCAACCCCGAGATCGGCGAGCAGTTCCTCGGAACCGTCGTCAAGATCGCGACGTTCGGTGCGTTCGTCTCGCTCCTCCCTGGCAAGGACGGCCTCCTCCACATCTCGGAGGTGCGCAAGCTCGCCGGTGGAAAGCGCGTCGAGAACGTCGAAGACGTGCTCGGAGTCGGCCAGAAGATCCTCGTCGAGATCACGAAGATCGACGACCGCGGCAAGCTCTCGCTCGCTCCGGTCGTGGCTGATGAGGCCGACACGCACGGACGCGACGCCGCGAGCGAGGGCCCTGAGGCCCCCGCCGAAGGCGCCGACATCTGA
- a CDS encoding thioredoxin family protein translates to MATVALTRSDFESTITEGGIVLVDYWAAWCGPCLQFGPIYDAAAEANPDIVFGKVDTEAEQELAQAMQITSIPTIMAFRDGIGLFAQAGVLPRHALDDLITQIRGLDMDEVRKEIGRAEAEREAERETEQTVESSALTES, encoded by the coding sequence ATGGCCACCGTCGCATTGACCAGATCCGACTTCGAGAGCACGATCACCGAGGGCGGAATCGTCCTCGTCGACTACTGGGCCGCCTGGTGCGGACCGTGTCTGCAGTTCGGCCCGATCTACGATGCGGCCGCCGAGGCGAACCCCGACATCGTGTTCGGCAAGGTCGACACCGAGGCCGAGCAGGAGCTCGCGCAGGCGATGCAGATCACGTCGATCCCGACGATCATGGCGTTCCGCGACGGCATCGGACTCTTCGCCCAGGCGGGAGTGCTGCCGCGGCACGCCCTCGACGACCTGATCACTCAGATCCGCGGACTCGACATGGACGAGGTGCGGAAGGAGATCGGCCGCGCCGAGGCCGAGCGCGAAGCGGAGCGTGAGACCGAGCAGACGGTCGAGTCGTCCGCGCTCACCGAGAGCTGA
- a CDS encoding glycosyltransferase → MRVLLFAESFLPHMNGVTHSLLQVLRHLERRGDEALVVAPRSGPIDRDLYGADAALVRSVPLPSYPDVRVSVASSRYLGSLVDDFRPDVVHLASPFVLGWQGLRAADARGVPTVAIYQTDVPGYAERYGVPSAAPFLAKHVSRIHRRATLTLAPSTAAMSQLAEAGVDRLRLWRRGVDSVRFQPSRRSAELRAELAPNGEVLVGYVGRLAPEKQVEHVRVLGSVPGIRLVIIGDGPSRAGLERLLPDAAFLGFQSGDALAEAVASLDVFVHPGENESFCQTIQEALASGVPVVSTGRGGPLDLVESSRTGWLYRPGDLDDLRERVADLAGDAAKRAAFAVAARESVAGRSWESLGDELVGHYAEAVELRRSGAAHVLTGLPDRSVPAASETALDAHRDARPRWRRVVAVGDSLTEGLSDDSRQAPGQFRGWADRLALLLAHSKRESLLYANLGVRSRRIADVVGEQLPRALELNADLVAVLVGGNDLVKAGARPERLTDTLAEALLGVRERGVDVLLVTPFVPPRPFLGTLHERAGRFNRRLQSRLAGSGVMTLDFWHHPEFLDARMWSEDRVHLSPHGHRTLSYRAAILLGVPHADELANLDLGLHEEEAEAAAPTLSTSAWVRIHALPWLGRRMRGRTAGHGRVAKHDSLVPVGPGERRSRQGVLD, encoded by the coding sequence GTGAGAGTCCTCCTCTTCGCCGAATCGTTCCTCCCGCACATGAACGGGGTCACCCACTCGTTGCTCCAGGTGCTGCGGCACCTCGAGCGCCGAGGCGACGAGGCACTCGTCGTCGCACCGAGGTCGGGCCCCATCGACAGAGACCTCTACGGAGCCGACGCCGCGCTCGTGCGCTCCGTCCCGCTTCCGTCCTATCCCGACGTCAGGGTCAGCGTCGCGAGCTCCCGCTACCTCGGCTCGCTCGTCGACGACTTCCGCCCGGACGTCGTGCACCTCGCGTCGCCCTTCGTGCTCGGGTGGCAGGGGCTCCGCGCTGCGGATGCGCGCGGCGTGCCGACCGTCGCGATCTACCAGACCGACGTCCCCGGGTACGCGGAGCGCTACGGCGTGCCGAGCGCCGCACCGTTCCTCGCGAAGCACGTCAGCCGCATCCACCGCCGGGCGACCCTCACGCTGGCGCCGTCGACCGCGGCGATGAGTCAGCTCGCCGAGGCCGGAGTCGACCGGCTGAGGCTCTGGCGACGCGGCGTCGACTCCGTGCGCTTCCAGCCCTCACGGCGGAGCGCCGAGCTCCGGGCCGAGCTCGCCCCGAACGGCGAGGTGCTCGTCGGCTACGTCGGTCGGCTGGCTCCCGAGAAGCAGGTCGAGCACGTGCGCGTGCTCGGCTCCGTGCCCGGCATCCGTCTCGTCATCATCGGCGACGGCCCGAGCCGCGCCGGCCTCGAAAGGCTCCTCCCGGATGCCGCGTTCCTCGGCTTCCAGTCGGGCGACGCGCTCGCCGAGGCCGTCGCGAGCCTCGACGTCTTCGTGCACCCGGGCGAGAACGAGTCGTTCTGCCAGACGATCCAGGAGGCGCTCGCGAGCGGTGTTCCCGTCGTCTCGACCGGTCGCGGCGGTCCGCTCGACCTCGTCGAGTCGAGTCGCACCGGCTGGCTGTACCGTCCCGGCGACCTCGACGACCTGCGTGAGCGCGTCGCCGACCTCGCGGGCGACGCCGCGAAGCGCGCGGCCTTCGCCGTCGCGGCGCGGGAGTCGGTCGCGGGCCGCAGCTGGGAGAGCCTCGGCGACGAGCTCGTCGGGCACTACGCCGAGGCCGTCGAGCTCCGCCGCTCGGGAGCGGCGCACGTGCTCACGGGGCTGCCCGACCGCTCGGTGCCGGCTGCGTCGGAGACCGCGCTCGACGCGCACCGGGACGCGCGTCCGCGATGGCGTCGCGTCGTCGCGGTCGGCGACTCGCTCACCGAGGGCCTCTCCGACGACTCGCGTCAGGCGCCGGGGCAGTTCCGCGGCTGGGCCGATCGGCTCGCTCTGCTCCTCGCGCACTCGAAGAGGGAATCGCTCCTCTATGCGAACCTCGGTGTGCGCAGTCGCCGGATCGCCGACGTCGTCGGCGAGCAGCTGCCGCGCGCCCTCGAACTGAACGCCGACCTCGTCGCGGTGCTCGTCGGCGGCAACGACCTCGTCAAGGCCGGGGCACGGCCCGAGCGTCTCACCGACACCCTCGCCGAGGCCCTCCTCGGCGTGCGCGAGCGCGGCGTCGACGTCCTGCTCGTCACGCCCTTCGTGCCCCCACGGCCGTTCCTCGGCACGCTGCACGAGCGCGCGGGGCGCTTCAACCGGCGGCTGCAGTCGAGGCTCGCGGGCAGCGGTGTCATGACGCTCGACTTCTGGCACCACCCCGAGTTCCTCGACGCGCGCATGTGGTCGGAGGATCGCGTGCACCTGAGCCCGCACGGTCATCGGACGCTCTCGTATCGCGCCGCGATCCTGCTCGGAGTGCCGCACGCCGACGAGCTCGCGAACCTCGACCTCGGTCTGCACGAGGAGGAGGCGGAGGCCGCGGCGCCGACCCTGTCGACCTCGGCCTGGGTGCGTATCCACGCTCTGCCGTGGCTCGGGCGCCGGATGCGTGGGCGCACGGCCGGTCACGGCCGCGTCGCGAAGCACGACTCCCTCGTGCCCGTCGGCCCGGGCGAGCGGCGCTCGAGACAGGGGGTGCTCGACTGA